From the Deltaproteobacteria bacterium genome, the window CCACCGCCGTGCCGATCTCCCAGCCGGCATAGGCCAACCGTAGTTTTCGACCATTCTCCGCAGCCGCGGCCGGTAACGAGAAGAAAGCCAGCGCACCGAGCACCACAACGACACAAAAACCACGGCGAATTCTCATATGAAAAACCTCACACGCCTAAAACCTATATCGCACATTCTTACATTGTCCAATATTAAGATCGTGCCGTGCAAGCGACTTTGTTAACTTCTCGCGCCAAGCGCAGCTGAGCGCGACCCCGTCGTAGGCGCCGGCGGGATTTTGCGTTGCAACCATGGAGCGTGAGACCGCTGACGAGTTGCCAAATGCCGCTAGCCTGATTTGCAAGAACTCATGATTTCATCTACGATAATATCGTTTCTCTCCGGTGAAATTCACGATAAAATCTTGGAGGTTTGACCGAATGGCGACGATGATCACAACCGATTGCATCAGCTGCGGCGCGTGCGAACCGGAGTGTCCGAACAACGCGATCTCGCAGGGCGATCCGATCTTCGTCATCGACGCCAAGCTCTGCACCGAGTGCGTCGGCTTTCACGATTACGAGGCCTGTGCCGCGGTCTGCCCGGTCGATTGCTGTGTCACCGATCAGAATAATATTGAGAGCGAAGAGGTTTTGATCGCCCGCGCCAAACAGCTCCACCCCGAAACTCAGTTCGGCGACAATTTCGAGTCGCGTTTCCGCAAAGGCCAGGGTAAAGCCGGAGCGCCGGCAAACGGCGGAGCCGCCGCAGCGGTAGCCAACAGCGACGGGGCCGCAGCCACAGGCCAACCAGCCGCTGCCGGTGTCCCGGTGTACGCGGAGGCGGAAGTCAACTTCCAAGAGCTGCCGCCCATCGATTCGTGGACCGTGCCGATGCGCTGTTACAAGTGCAACGAGCCCCATGTCGAGCCGGTCACCAACTTCGCCATCGGCAATGTTATTTTCTGCCCGCACTGCCACAAATCCACCGTCGTGCGCGACAACTTGAACTACCACATCCGCACGCTGCTCAAAGACGCCTACGACAAGTGGGAGACCGAGCAGGCGCAGTTCTTGGCGCGGCGCGAGCAAGAGCTGGCGCAACTGATGGAGAAGCGCGCCAAAGAAGCGGAAACTTTTGAGACCCATCAAAAGCACGAGCTCGAACGGATCCGCCAGCAATTGGATGTCATCGGCGACAATTACGATGCCCCGGGCAAACCGCTCAGGAAGGGCAATCGCTTTCGCTGGAGCTAGCGCCGTTTCATGTTCAACGTCTGGCTGCATCTCGTCGCCCTCGTCGTTTTCCTGGGGGCCGTGGTCGGTTTTTGGCTGATCTTTTTGCCCTCGGTGACCGCGCTCGACAAGCACGAGCAGCGGGTTCACTTTCTCACCCGCGGCTTAAAACTATACAATCCGTTGCAAATTGGCGCCCTGGGTATCGTCCTGTTCACCGGCGCATTTCAGCTAACCGAGCTCAAAGCCGCCTATCGCGAGATGTTCATCAAGCAGCTGGGCTACCCGCTCGCCATCAAACTCACCTTGGTTTTTTTCCTGGTCATCTTCGCGGTTTATCAATCGATGGGCATCGGCCATCGCTTTGTGCGGCGCCAGGAGAGCGGCGAGACCTACAATCCAGAGCAGTTGGCCGGCATCCTCAAGCGGCTCAGCAGCGCCACTTGGCTGATCTTGGTTTTCGCCGCCCTGACGCTTTGGTTTGGTTTGCGCCTGCGCGCCTAGCCTGCGGCATCTCAGATCTCAGATTTCAAATCTCACAAGCGTGGCAGTGTAAGTGTATTGAGTGCTCGCATTTTCACTCGCGTTGATGCTATGAATTCGAGAGCTATCGCACGGGAAGGGGAAAAATCATGGCCAACAAGAAACTACGAATCATCTATCGCTCCAACGCCCATGCGCCGCTTTGGCTGGTGGCCGATAAGTCCGGCGTCTGGGGCAAGAACGGCTTGGAAGTCGACACCTCGCCGCAGCTGGTGCGCGAAAAGGCGGTCGAAGCGCTAAAGAATGGCCACGTCGACTTGATCTCCGGCAACCATCACAATCTGTATATCCGCAACGCCCAGGGCGAAGACTTCGTCCATCTGGCCCAGGCGACCAATGATTGGACTGAAAACAAACTCGTCACCAACAAGCCCGTCAAGTCGGTGCAGGAGCTGCGCGGCAAAACCGTGGTGGCCGACAAACTGAGCTCGCATGCCGGCTTGAACATCTGGTTATTCTTAAAGCAAGCAGGGCTGGACGCCGACCGCGGCGACGTTAAACTGGTCGAGATGCGCGGCTCTTCGGAAGAGCGCTGGAAAAAAGTTCTGAGCGGCCAATACGACGCGACTTTCGTCACGCTGCCGCACGACGAGCGCGCCAAAAAGGCCGGCGGCTACGCCATGGACGTGCCCGCGATTCCGATGATCCGCGGCGTCACCCTGACGACGACCACCACTTTCGTCAAGCAGCACGAAGAAGAGATTCGCCGTTTGATCCGCGGCTTTGTCGACGCCATCCATTTTTTCATCACGCGCAAAGAGGAAACCTTGGAAATCCTCAAGGAGAACGCCTCGCCGGTTCTCAAGCTCGAAACCGACGCCGAAGTCGAGCGGCTGTACGATGAATGGGCTGCCGCTCTCGAGCGCAAGCCCTATCCCAACGTCGATGCCATCGCCAACGTCTTTCAATTGGCGGTGCGCCGCAACCCGGAGATCGCCAACTTCAACCCGCTCGCGCTGTGGAACACCCACTATGTGCGCGAGTTGGACGACAGCGGCTACATCGAAAAATTATACAGCTAGCCCACGCCCAGCCCTTTCAATACTGTGCGCAGCAATATTGAAAAGGCAAAAAGTATTATGTAAAGCGTTACCGAGCCCAAGATGCAGCATGGGGCAATCGGTGACACATTATTCAAGCATCAAGAATTTGCGGCGAACGGGTTCGGTTCTATTTCACACCCTCAAAACCTCCGCCCACCTGGGTATCCCGGGCACGGTTTTACATTTCGGCACGGCGTTGGGAGATGACCTGTTATGCACCGTGGTGTTCCGTGAACTCGCCAAACGCGGCAAGAAAAACCTCTGGATCATGAGCGAACACCCGGAGCTATTTGAGCACAACCGGGATGTCGCCAAAGTCATACCGATCGATGAAAACTATGGCTTAGGGTTAGAGTTGCTCGGGTCGCGATATAAGCTACTTCAATATGGCGCCATCGACCTCGCCACCGATCGCACCGTGCCGCCACAACGGCACATGATCACCGAGCTTTGCGCTTGCGCCGGCGTTCAAGGCGAAATCGCTCTGCGCCCTTACTTCCATGTGGACGATAGCGCCAAGGCGCGGGCGTCTTGGGCGCAAGGCTCGATCGCCATCCAAACCAGCGGCCTTGGAGCTCGGTTTCCAACTGAAAACAAGGAGTGGTATCCCGAGCGTTTCCAGGCCGTCGTCGATGCGCTCGGCAAGGAATGCCAGTTCGTCCAAATCGGCTCGAAGACGGATCCAGAAGCGGTAGGGGCCTGCGATCTGCGCGGCAAAACCACGATCCATGAAGTGGCAGCGATCTTGGCTAACAGCCGATTGTATCTCGGCGGCGAAGGCTTCCTGATGCACCTGGCGCGGGCTGTCGACTGTCCGTCGGTCATTGTGTTTGGCGGCCGAGTCACCCCTTGGCAGTGCGGCTACAGCTGCAACACAAACTTGTATTCGGCCTTGCCCTGCGCTCCCTGCTGGCTATGGCAACCCTGCGATTACGAGCGGCGTTGCATGCAGGACATTTCGGTTGCCGCGGTCATCACCGCCATACGTGAGCGGCTGGCTCTGCCGCGCGCACCACTCGCCGTCGACACCCATCTCCTCTAGGCGCAAAGCATTATCGGTCACTTCGTCAATGGCAGCTTGACCGTGAACGTCGTACCGACATTCGGCGTGCTGCGATAACTGACGGACCCGTGGTGCGCCGCGACGATTTGGCGCACGATCACCAGACCGAGCCCGGTGCCGGCTGGCTTGGTGGTCTTAAACGGTTGAAAAACGTCCACTCCGTCGGGAATCCCAACACCGCTATCGCTGATCTCGACGATCACCTCGGCGCCGTCACACACAGCGTGCACGCCCAGCGTGCCGCCCTGGGGCATCGCTTCAACGCCGTTTTTGCAGAGGTTGAACAGCACTTGCTTGAGCTTGTCGCGGTCCGCCGACAGCTCTGGAATATCCGGTGCCACCGATTCGTCGATGTGAATGCCTCGGCTCACGTAGTTCGGCCGCTCTAGGTTGAGCACATCGCGAATGACCGCGGCGATCGAGGTTGGCCGAAACTCGTAGCGGTCCTCGCGATAGAACGTGCGAAACTCACTCAGCAGGCTGTTCAGCCGGCCCATCTCACGCAGAATGCGACGAAATGAGGTCAGGAGGGTTTCGTCATCCAAACCGGCGTTGACCAACCGGCGTTCGAGGAGTTGCCCGGTCATGTACATGCCGTTGAGCGGGTTGCCGATTTCGTGGGCGAACTTGGCCGCGATCGCACCCACCGCCGCCAGGCGCTGCTTTTCGGCCAATTCGGTTTGCAGCGTGGTCTTCTCGGAAATGTCGCGGATGAAGGCAGCATAGTTGACTTCGCTGCCTGCCATCACCTAAGTTACCGATAATTCAATGGGAAAGTCCTCGCCGCCCTTGCGCCGCCCCACCACGGTGCGAGTCTTGCCGATGGCGCGAGCCTCGCCGGTTCTCTTGTAACGCGTTATATAAGCGTCATGCTCGCTGGCGTAAGGCTCGCCCATGAGCATGTTGACCTTCTGACCCTCGACCTCGGCTTTGCTGTAGCCAAAGATTTTCTCCGCCGCTGGGTTGAACATCACGACGCGCGCTTCCCGGTCGATGGAAATCACCGCGTCCTGGGTGGTTTCTATCAGCCCCTGCAGCCAGGCCTCGCGCTTTTGCACTTCGGACACATCGCGCAGCATGACCAGATTGGCGCGCCCCTCGGCCCACGGGATCCGCGCCGCCGCCGCTTCGACCTCGGCTATGGCGCCGTCGAAACGAAGCCACTTTTGCAGCAGCGGTGGATTCTGTTGGCCGGTCTGGCTCAACTGACGCATGCGACCGCGCACCGTTTCGTGACAGTCCGGATGAAGAAGGTCGAACAGCGAGCGGCCCAACAGCGCGTGATCATCCGCGGCCGCTAACAAGCACACCATAGCGGCGTTGACGTAAACGATCGTACCGCTCAAACTGACAAAAGCCGCATCCGGACTTAGATCGATCAGCCTGCGGTAGCGCTCTTCGCTTTCTCGCAGCGACTGCTCGCTTTGCAGACGCGCAGCAATCTCCCGTTCGAGATGTTTGTTGGCTTTTTTGAGTTCGGCCGTGCGCTCTTCGACCCGCAGCTCCATTTGATCGCGCGATTCGTTGAGCGCCCGAGCCGCAGCCTGCAATCGCGCCGCCATGCTGTCCATCGCTTGGCCGATGCTGGCAAGCTCATCTCGGCCAGTTAGGCCCACGCGGGCTTCGAGGTTACCCGCCGCCAAAGCCGCCGTAGTGCCGACGATCTTGCCGATCCGTTGACGCGCCAAGGCGTGGCGCAGGAAAAATAACAACGCGCAAAAACCAGCGCCAAATAGCAGCCAGACGAGCACCAGGCGTCTGCTAGCCTCGGCTTTGGCGGTGTTCTTCGGGCGGCTCAGATCGTGAGTCGATAAAATATAGCCGGTCGCCTCGCGTGCGAGATCGCTCACGTCGTTGGGGAAAGCCGCTGGATAGCAGGCAAATAGGCTCGTGCGGTCGGCGCTGATCTGAATGACGCCGCGCCAACGATTACCTTTGCAGCCGGCCAGTTGGCCGCCCAGCTCCGGCACCGCCGACGCCAGCGGCTGGCCCAACAGCGCAAGGCGAGTCGCCGCGATGATTTTTTCCTGCTTATCGATGAACAACACATGCTTGCTGTATTCATGAAAGCCTTGGTTAGCGATAACATTTTGCACTCCTGGCATATCCTGCTGACGCAAGCGAAACGTGATCGCGCCTTGCAGATTCGACATCTTGACGGCGACATCGGCGCGCGCCCGCTCCTCGACTCGGCGCACCGTTTGGTCGAGATCGAAAACCGTAAAGCCGACCAATCCCGCGAAACCCGCGACACCGAGGATTAAGGGCAGCCAAAACCGGATCGGCCGCGGGCTGTTTGTGTCTGGTTGGCGAGCCACGGCGGCATCCATCAGAACAGACTGTCGAGCGCCACCGGCCGGCGCAGCAGTTGTTTTTCGAGCATGGTTTCCATGATGCGCCGGGCCGGCGCGAGGAGTTCCGCCGGGCGGCCGCCGAGCAGTTTTCGATTCTCCTCCGGCGTCGGGAAATGGATATCGCTCAGCGTGCGGTGAAACTGTTCGGCCGTGAGCCCGGAACGCGGCGCTATCCGCTCGGCGGCATCCTTGGGCTGAGTCCGCAGATAATCCAGAGCACGATACCAGGCTGACTGGAGCTGTTGGACATCGTTCGGGAAGCGTTCGGCAAAGTCGCGCTGCACGATGAGAATATCGACGATCTCGCCGGGAATCTCACGGCTGCTGAACAGCTCGCGCAGGCCGGCCGCCTTCAGGCGCGTGCGCACCGGATCAAAAGTAACCACTGCGTCGACTGCGCCGGCTTGATAGACGCGTTCGTGCTCGGACACCACCGCCGCAACGATGTGAACCTCGTCATGCCGCAAGCCGCCCTTCTGCAAAGCCCGCTGCAAGACATAGGCGCCGGTGGCAGAATTTTCCACCGCCACGCGCCGGCCCTTGAGAGCCGCCAGTGACGCGATCTCGGGGCGGGTGAGTACTACGTCGGCGCCGTTGGAGAAATCGAGCACCTGCGCGATCTTCAACGCCACCCCATCTTCTACTAGCTGCAGCGCTTCGTCGAGCGTCAGAGCCGCCGCCTCGACCGTGCCGTTGCCAAAAGCGCGCATGCAATCGCTCGCCGACAAATATTCCATCAGTTGGATGTCGTTGTCGTTGAAGTAGCGCAGCGAGCGCGCTAGGTAAAGCGGCTCATAGCCTGTCCACTGGTTGGTGCATACATGCAGCACCGGGTCGAGCGGGGGGCTGCAACCAAGCCAGAGGCTCAGGCATACCGCAACTAAAGCGAGGTGGGTGCGGAACCTATCGGATGAAAAACCAAGAGGCGCGCGGCGAGAAAAGTCACCCCGCGCCGGCGCACCGATTATTGCTTTGCAGCGATGGAGGATCATCGCTATTGTTTTTCCCACTCTTACCGGGCCATTGCAACGTTAGAAATCCGAAGCCGTTCGGTAAACTTCCGGCATAGAAAAACGAGTGGGGTGGAAGGTCCGATGTGTGCGACCCGTGTGGTCGCCCGTCCGGCAGACACGCAGGCCCCTAAAAAACCCGGAGGCGCTCGCTGGCGCTTTCTACAAACCCAACGCCGTCTCCAGATCCCGGGCGATTGTCAAATAGCGCTCGTGGGTGCCGGCGCCCATCTCGGCGGCCTCGTGCTCTGCGAAGCGCGCCCGCATCTGCTCCAGCTCCTCGGCGGGAATGGCGTTTTCCGCCATTGGGTAGAGAATTTGATCTTCCTTTTGAATGTGCTCTCGCAGCAAACGGATGTAAGCGCGTGCGTTTTGCACAACCGTCTCATTCGCCGCACGATCCCGCGCAGCCACTGCTTCTAACGCCGCAGCCATCGCCCGCACATAGCCCCGGCCCTCTTCATGTTCGAGCAGCATCATACCGATGGGCCCGCCCTCCTTGGGAATGCCGCGCTCTTCCATCGCCGGGAACAGCACCTGTTCCTCTTTGAAGTGGTGGCACTGGTCGGCAAAGCAGCGAATGAAATCCAGGGCTTTCTGCCAATGCTCGAGCGCTTGCGGTATTGGTCGGCGAGTTAGCGCTTCCAGCGCGCTGAGCACACGCTCGATCACCCGGTGCTCGTCACTAAGAATCTCCGTGGGCTTGACCGCCCCATGGCCGCAGCCACAATTATGGGCAAAGCTTTGTTCCATCGTTTACTCCTTGTGAGGGCTAGCGCGCTTGTCTGCATACCGCCAGCCGCTTGATTTGGTAAGTGATCGCAGCAGGATGCATGCCAGAGGATCTCCGAGCGATAGTGCTCCGGGCCGACGGCGCGAAGGACGAATCCAATTTCGCAAGATTGACGAAACCGCCCGGCTGAATTCGCGCGTGTCGGAAAACTCGCGGCTCTCAAACAGCCTCTACGACAAACAGTTTGTTGGGCTGAGCCCACAGCAAGAGTCGGAGCCTATATTTGCCATCAGGCGGTTTCCGCCGCCACTGCCAGCTTCCGCTGCCGCGCTCCGGACCGGCCTTCCGCCAGTCTGTCGCGAAGAAACTCGAGCATACCGAGATGTTTGTAAGAATCGTGAATCATCGTGCCATAGAGCAAGGAAAATACTTCGCGATACATTCCTTGGCTCTGGGTTTTCAAGCGCTTGTATTCTTTTATGCCCTGGCGCTCCGCTTCGATGAAACGATTGATCGATACCAGGAGCTGCTTGCCCTTTGCCGCTGGCTCAAGTGCCCGCCGCGGCAGCCCCTTGGAGCGGCTCCACGCCAATTCCTCTCTCAGCTTTGTGACCATGCGGCCGGTCAGGTCATGATGCCGCTCTTCGTCGGCAACGATGAGCGCCAAGAGAAACCGGATCAATGGATCGCTGGCCTCCTTGGCGCTGGCGCGGTACTCCTCCAACCAGCGCTCTTCCTGCTCGGCATGCGACTGAAATTCGTGCATCAAGCGTTCGACGGAAGAGAACTCCGGCGATTCGGGGATGCCCCACATAGCGTCTTCCGCCCATTGGTTGGAGATTTTCCTGACCATTTTGGCTCGCGGCGTTCGTGCCATTGGACAGCTCCTTTCGTTTCACCAGCGCCCTCAATGTCATAGGCAGCAAGGCCTATGCCACTTGCAAACCCAAGATTGACCGGCGTTGCGCGAAAGAAAACTAATTACCAGCGCAACGATCGAGGCGGAACTCTGGCGAAGCGAAGGGCAATCTTCACCGCTGCGCTCGGCGCAATTTCAAGCGCTGCGTTCTGACGGATGAGAATTTCTCACCGCACTTTCCAATTACTGCGAAGAAAACCCGGCGCATCGATTGGAGGTTGATCTCGCCATGACACGATCGACTTATGCTGAGGCCTTCGGCGTTGCGCAGGACAGACTCAAGATTCACCGGTCTCGCAGGAGAATTAATTGCCACAAAACGGTGGCACTCATATTGCTCCCTTGCCGGCTCAAAAGCGTGCCGCAGGGTGGCCAATGACAACTGTCGAGAGCATTCTTTCTCGTTATCGTGAACCCCTCGAAAACTTTCCACTCGAGCTCGCCGCAGATTGGAAAAAACGTCACGCCGATAAAAAACTAGTCGGCTGCTATCCGGTCTACCATCCCGTCGACCTGATTCACGCCGCCGGCATGGTGCCGGTGGGCGTCATCGGCGGCGGTAATCGCCTGGAAATCGCCCACGCCGACTCGCGCTTTCAGTCCTTTGTCTGCTCCATCGTCAAGAGCACTCTCGAGCTTGGCCTGACCGGCCGGCTCGATTTTTTGGACGGCATCGTCTTTCACTCGATCTGCGATCCGGCGCGCAATTTGGGCAGCGTCTTCAAGCGCAACTTTCCCAAGCTGATGGTCGACTACATCCACTTTCCGCAGAATATGACCTCGCCGTATACGATCGACTATCTCGCCTCGGAATACCTGCGCCTCAAGACCAGCTACGAAGCGCTGACGGGCCGGCCGATCAAAGACGACGATCTACGCCGGAGCATCGCGCTTTTCAACGAGCAGCGCCGGCTGCTGCGCGAGCTCTACGCGATCCGCGCCGAGCAGCCCGAGAATCTCTCGACCGTGGAAAGCTATGTTTTGCTGCGCATCGGCACGCTGATGCCGCCGGAAGAGCATATCCCGATCCTCAAAGAAGCGCTGGCCGACATCCGCGCACGCAAGGAAAAACCCAAAGACCGCATCAAAGTTGTCCTCGAAGGGTCTTTCTGCGAACAGCCGCCACTTGAGCTGATCGAATCGCTGGAAGCGGCCGGCTGCTACATCCTCGATGACGATTTTCTTTTGGGCTGGCGCTGGTTCCTGGAGGACATCGCCACCGACGGCGATCCGCTGCGTAATCTCGCCAACGGCTATCTCAGGCAAAGCGTCTACTCCGGCGTCAAGCACGACACCCGCGAACCGAAAGCCAAGCACCTGATCGATAAAGTGCGCGAGACCGGCGCTGCCGCCGCGCTCATCTTGTCGGCGAAGTTCTGCGAGCCAGCGTTGTTTGACTATGCGCTCTATAAACGGGCGCTGGAGAAAGAAGGCATCCCGCATTTGTTCTTAGAATTCGAAGAAAAGATGTGGATTTTCGACAAGGCACGGACAGAGATCGAGACGTTCGTGGAATCGATGCTGTTCGACTGAAAACGTCCGAGTTGCGGGTTACGGATTTCGAGCTCCAACTCGAAACGCGAAACTCGCAACCCGAAACCAATGGAGCCCCCGATGGCACAAACCGCTGACACCGCGAAGACCAGCTACCAGGGCCAGATGCATCTCTTGCAGAAAGAGATCATGGGGCGCTATTTCGAACGGGTGACGCGAGCCGCCGAACAAGGCGACGGCAAAGCGGTCTTCATGTTGATCAGCGGCAACCCGGTGGAGCTGGTGCATGCATTCGACATGATCCCGGTCTATCCCGAGATCGACGCCCTGCAGCTCGCGGTCAAGAAGGCTGCCTTACCCTTCATTCAGAAAGCCGAAGAGCTCGGCTACTCAATGGACAACTGCGCCTATGTCAAAGCCGATGTCGGACTTTTTCTCGGCGGTCGCAAGACGCCTTTTGCCACTATCCCCCTGCCGTCGTTGATACTGTGCAACTACGTCGGCTGCAATGTCTACCTCCAGTGGTTCGAGCACCTGGCCGAGTATTGCGACGGCAAGATTTACAATCTCGATATTCCGTTCATGCGCGATCCATCTGGCAAGCCGTCGCCGGAGGACATCGCCTACGTCGTGCACCAGCTCGAAGAAGTGATCGCCATCTGCGAAGAGCTCACC encodes:
- a CDS encoding hemerythrin — translated: MEQSFAHNCGCGHGAVKPTEILSDEHRVIERVLSALEALTRRPIPQALEHWQKALDFIRCFADQCHHFKEEQVLFPAMEERGIPKEGGPIGMMLLEHEEGRGYVRAMAAALEAVAARDRAANETVVQNARAYIRLLREHIQKEDQILYPMAENAIPAEELEQMRARFAEHEAAEMGAGTHERYLTIARDLETALGL
- a CDS encoding YfhL family 4Fe-4S dicluster ferredoxin; this encodes MATMITTDCISCGACEPECPNNAISQGDPIFVIDAKLCTECVGFHDYEACAAVCPVDCCVTDQNNIESEEVLIARAKQLHPETQFGDNFESRFRKGQGKAGAPANGGAAAAVANSDGAAATGQPAAAGVPVYAEAEVNFQELPPIDSWTVPMRCYKCNEPHVEPVTNFAIGNVIFCPHCHKSTVVRDNLNYHIRTLLKDAYDKWETEQAQFLARREQELAQLMEKRAKEAETFETHQKHELERIRQQLDVIGDNYDAPGKPLRKGNRFRWS
- a CDS encoding glycosyltransferase family 9 protein encodes the protein MNGLPLSSASPIPTSMPSPTSFNWRCAATRRSPTSTRSRCGTPTMCASWTTAATSKNYTASPRPALSILCAAILKRQKVLCKALPSPRCSMGQSVTHYSSIKNLRRTGSVLFHTLKTSAHLGIPGTVLHFGTALGDDLLCTVVFRELAKRGKKNLWIMSEHPELFEHNRDVAKVIPIDENYGLGLELLGSRYKLLQYGAIDLATDRTVPPQRHMITELCACAGVQGEIALRPYFHVDDSAKARASWAQGSIAIQTSGLGARFPTENKEWYPERFQAVVDALGKECQFVQIGSKTDPEAVGACDLRGKTTIHEVAAILANSRLYLGGEGFLMHLARAVDCPSVIVFGGRVTPWQCGYSCNTNLYSALPCAPCWLWQPCDYERRCMQDISVAAVITAIRERLALPRAPLAVDTHLL
- a CDS encoding ABC transporter substrate-binding protein; the protein is MANKKLRIIYRSNAHAPLWLVADKSGVWGKNGLEVDTSPQLVREKAVEALKNGHVDLISGNHHNLYIRNAQGEDFVHLAQATNDWTENKLVTNKPVKSVQELRGKTVVADKLSSHAGLNIWLFLKQAGLDADRGDVKLVEMRGSSEERWKKVLSGQYDATFVTLPHDERAKKAGGYAMDVPAIPMIRGVTLTTTTTFVKQHEEEIRRLIRGFVDAIHFFITRKEETLEILKENASPVLKLETDAEVERLYDEWAAALERKPYPNVDAIANVFQLAVRRNPEIANFNPLALWNTHYVRELDDSGYIEKLYS
- a CDS encoding PAS domain S-box protein → MDAAVARQPDTNSPRPIRFWLPLILGVAGFAGLVGFTVFDLDQTVRRVEERARADVAVKMSNLQGAITFRLRQQDMPGVQNVIANQGFHEYSKHVLFIDKQEKIIAATRLALLGQPLASAVPELGGQLAGCKGNRWRGVIQISADRTSLFACYPAAFPNDVSDLAREATGYILSTHDLSRPKNTAKAEASRRLVLVWLLFGAGFCALLFFLRHALARQRIGKIVGTTAALAAGNLEARVGLTGRDELASIGQAMDSMAARLQAAARALNESRDQMELRVEERTAELKKANKHLEREIAARLQSEQSLRESEERYRRLIDLSPDAAFVSLSGTIVYVNAAMVCLLAAADDHALLGRSLFDLLHPDCHETVRGRMRQLSQTGQQNPPLLQKWLRFDGAIAEVEAAAARIPWAEGRANLVMLRDVSEVQKREAWLQGLIETTQDAVISIDREARVVMFNPAAEKIFGYSKAEVEGQKVNMLMGEPYASEHDAYITRYKRTGEARAIGKTRTVVGRRKGGEDFPIELSVT
- a CDS encoding benzoyl-CoA reductase subunit C, which codes for MTTVESILSRYREPLENFPLELAADWKKRHADKKLVGCYPVYHPVDLIHAAGMVPVGVIGGGNRLEIAHADSRFQSFVCSIVKSTLELGLTGRLDFLDGIVFHSICDPARNLGSVFKRNFPKLMVDYIHFPQNMTSPYTIDYLASEYLRLKTSYEALTGRPIKDDDLRRSIALFNEQRRLLRELYAIRAEQPENLSTVESYVLLRIGTLMPPEEHIPILKEALADIRARKEKPKDRIKVVLEGSFCEQPPLELIESLEAAGCYILDDDFLLGWRWFLEDIATDGDPLRNLANGYLRQSVYSGVKHDTREPKAKHLIDKVRETGAAAALILSAKFCEPALFDYALYKRALEKEGIPHLFLEFEEKMWIFDKARTEIETFVESMLFD